Within the Desulfovermiculus halophilus DSM 18834 genome, the region ATTCCTTGACGAAAGTGGGCACACAGAAGAGATGGCAAACTCCAAAAATCCACAGGCTACGTCGAAGACCCCAATTTCTCATGGCTGTGCAGTGCGGCATGCAGCTTCTTCGCTTTGTGCGGTCCAATCCCGGGTATGGATTCAAATTGGGCCGGATCGGCCTGAAGCATAGCCTGGACAGAACCGAATCTGTCCCACAGCAAACGCGCAGTGCGCGGTCCAACCCCGGGCAGCTTTTCCAGCCTGCTGTCCAGGACCCGTCTGGTCCTGGAACGCTTCTGCCGGCTGAGGACAAACCGGTGGGCGGCGTCCCTGATCTGCTGCAAGAGCAAGAGCTCCTTGCTTCCCGGGCGCAGGGAAATGGGGTTCTTGCGCTCGGGCACAAAGACCCGTTCCTCCAGCTCCCCCTGCCTCCTCGCCCCTTTGGCCAGGGCGGCCAAGGCCCATGATCCCTGTCTGTCTTCAGGCGGCATCCCTTGCGTGCTCCAAGCCTGCTCGAGAGTGCGGTGCACAGCCGAAAGCTGCCCTTTTCCCCCGTCAATGAGCACCAGGTCCGGCCAGGGGGGTCCGGACCTGATTCTGCGTTCCACCCATGCGGCCAGGGCGGCATAATCGTCCCTGCTCCCTTCCAGATCGGGAAAGGTGTATTGCCGGTACTCCTCCGGCTCAAGCCGGCCTCTTTCCGCAACCACCTGACCCACGACCACTCCCTGACCTCCAAGATGGGAGACATCCACCCCTTCAATCCGCTCCAGCCCCCTGGCACCCAGCTTCCGGCTCAAATTGCGCAGCAATTGCTGTTCGCTGTCATCGCTCCTGGCCTGCAGGGCATTGGTCCGCGCAAAGTCGATCAGATTCTTGTCCTGCTGGCGCCAGGCCGGGACCAGATGCACCGGAGCGCCCCGCCGCTCAGACAAAATATTTTCCACGTCCGGATCGCTGAGCTGAAAAGGAAGGATGATTCGTTGGGGGATGAACTTCTCCGGGGTGTAGAACTGCAACAGAACCGTGCGCAGCACATCCTCTCCGCCGGACATGTGGGGCTCCACGCAGTCCTGATCCGGCTTCAAGCCACCTTCTAAGTCCTTGGATACCCGCTCGTCCTGCTCCACCTGC harbors:
- the uvrC gene encoding excinuclease ABC subunit UvrC; the encoded protein is MPQASAFTFSPQEYPDSPGCYLMKDGSGRIIYVGKANSLRNRVGSYFRSPEHLPAKTRVMMGRVAGIDILCTHSEKEALLLEASLIKKHRPRYNIVLRDDKSYILFRLDAQATYPRLSLTRKVTKNGDMYFGPFTSAQAARQTLKVVNRIFPLRKCKDTTFRNRTRPCLQHHLGRCLAPCVYDVDPAEYAQMVKNLRLFLSGRSRDLVSRLQREMHQASAELAFEKAASIRDQVRAIEQTVEQQTVVLPHEEDCDVLALAETDRELVVGMSFIRQGKLLDHKTFFWTNEQADDLQVEQDERVSKDLEGGLKPDQDCVEPHMSGGEDVLRTVLLQFYTPEKFIPQRIILPFQLSDPDVENILSERRGAPVHLVPAWRQQDKNLIDFARTNALQARSDDSEQQLLRNLSRKLGARGLERIEGVDVSHLGGQGVVVGQVVAERGRLEPEEYRQYTFPDLEGSRDDYAALAAWVERRIRSGPPWPDLVLIDGGKGQLSAVHRTLEQAWSTQGMPPEDRQGSWALAALAKGARRQGELEERVFVPERKNPISLRPGSKELLLLQQIRDAAHRFVLSRQKRSRTRRVLDSRLEKLPGVGPRTARLLWDRFGSVQAMLQADPAQFESIPGIGPHKAKKLHAALHSHEKLGSST